One part of the Lytechinus pictus isolate F3 Inbred chromosome 3, Lp3.0, whole genome shotgun sequence genome encodes these proteins:
- the LOC129276730 gene encoding myb/SANT-like DNA-binding domain-containing protein 4 has product MDKHRNKNFSIEEVMVLVSEVVARKEIIVGAISSTITNAMKTRVWDCISEKVSKVEGRRRSADEVRKKFSVEKSKVKKKAAEIKRSSRATGGGPALPPLSEWEEVLRDFIGEEGISGCASDALETPVNSTNSTATITPAVEIESEKDALLTLASMANGCQKIAVDVSDDVTQLDTPQSRRKRRRSSDEFADVWDRWLRLEEERITVEKERLEVEKERLRLEQRRFDREDEIIRSQRESQSSFVDLR; this is encoded by the exons ATGGACAAGCACAGAAATAAGAACTTCAGCATCGAAGAAGTCATGGTTTTGGTTTCAGAGGTGGTGGCCAGGAAGGAGATAATCGTCGGGGCCATTTCATCAACCATCACCAACGCCATGAAAACTAGGGTGTGGGATTGCATAAGCGAGAAAGTGAGCAAAGTGGAAGGGAGGCGGAGGTCAGCGGACGAAGTCAGAAAAAAGTTCTCCGTTGAAAAGAGTAAAGTTAAGAAGAAGGCAGCGGAAATCAAGCGGTCATCAAGAGCTACAGGAGGTGGACCTGCTCTCCCCCCTCTATCTGAGTGGGAGGAGGTCCTGAGGGATTTTATTGGAGAGGAGGGAATCTCTGGATGTGCGAGTGACGCCCTCGAGACCCCCGTCAACTCAACCAACTCAACGGCAACTATTACACCGGCTGTCGAGATTGAATCAGAGAAGGACGCACTTCTCACCTTGGCATCAATGGCAAATGGATGTCAAAAGATCGCCGTAGATGTTTCTGATG ATGTAACTCAACTTGACACACCACAGTCTCGGCGCAAGAGAAGGCGAAGCAGTGATGAATTTGCTGACGTCTGGGACCGGTGGTTAAGGTTAGAGGAAGAGCGGATAACCGTCGAGAAGGAGAGACTTGAGGTTGAGAAGGAACGTCTGCGGCTCGAACAGCGGAGATTCGATCGCGAAGACGAGATAATCAG ATCACAACGGGAATCACAGTCATCTTTTGTTGACCTGAGATGA